One Prunus dulcis chromosome 8, ALMONDv2, whole genome shotgun sequence DNA window includes the following coding sequences:
- the LOC117637715 gene encoding pentatricopeptide repeat-containing protein At3g62890 — translation MQMRASAKLISSTHPTLHLSHPTPESFVWNTLIRAHVQATVPNPYSPLSVFLRMRLHGVVPDNRTFPFLLQSFGSLPYLQSGKQIHAQAFLFGFTHDPFVQTSLIHMYSSCGNLMLARQVFDEIYEPDLPSWNSIMNAYSKVGLIGNARDMFDKMPNRNVISWSCMIKGYVMCGGYKEALALFREMQMLDADGARPNEFTMSSVLLACGRLGALEHGKWVHAYIDKSGMEIDVILGTALVDMYAKCGSIEKAKWVFDNMGPSKDVMAWSSMISGLAMHGLATECLELFSEMVKCGVRPNAVTFVGVLCACVHGGLVGEGKEYFRRMDEEFGVKPLIQHYGCIVDLYGRAGLVREALKVVQSMPMEPDVLIWGALLSGSRMQKDIETSEIALKNLIQLDPTNSGAYVLLSNVYAKMGRWSEVTRVRDLMEEREIKKVPGCSLVEVGGVLHEFSVGDDSHPESREIYMMLDEIMKRLKLRGFVGNTSEVLLELDEEGKELALSFHSEKLALAFCFLKTSPGTPIRIVKNLRICRDCHDAMKMISKEFDREIVIRDCNRFHHFRQGLCSCKDYW, via the coding sequence ATGCAAATGCGAGCTTCTGCAAAGCTCATATCCTCCACGCACCCAACTCTCCATCTTTCCCATCCCACCCCTGAGTCTTTCGTCTGGAACACCCTTATCCGAGCCCATGTCCAAGCCACAGTCCCAAACCCCTATTCCCCACTCTCCGTCTTCCTTCGCATGCGCTTACACGGAGTTGTACCCGACAACCGCACCTTCCCTTTTCTCCTTCAGTCTTTCGGTTCTCTTCCTTACCTCCAATCGGGAAAGCAGATCCATGCCCAAGCTTTTCTATTTGGATTCACGCACGACCCGTTTGTCCAAACATCTCTCATCCATATGTACTCGTCTTGTGGCAATTTGATGCTTGCCCGCCAAGTGTTTGATGAGATTTATGAACCTGATTTACCGTCTTGGAATTCAATTATGAATGCCTATTCGAAAGTGGGGTTGATTGGCAATGCGAGAGACATGTTCGATAAAATGCCAAACAGAAATGTGATTTCTTGGAGTTGTATGATAAAGGGGTACGTCATGTGCGGTGGTTATAAGGAAGCACTTGCCCTGTTTCGTGAAATGCAAATGTTGGATGCGGATGGTGCGAGGCCTAATGAGTTTACCATGTCAAGCGTACTTTTGGCTTGTGGGCGATTGGGTGCACTTGAGCATGGCAAATGGGTTCATGCTTATATCGACAAATCTGGGATGGAAATTGATGTTATCTTAGGGACGGCATTGGTGGACATGTATGCCAAATGTGGAAGTATTGAGAAAGCAAAATGGGTTTTTGATAATATGGGCCCCAGTAAGGATGTCATGGCCTGGAGTTCAATGATTTCAGGACTGGCCATGCATGGACTTGCTAccgaatgccttgaattgttTTCTGAAATGGTAAAGTGTGGTGTGAGGCCTAATGCTGTGACATTTGTGGGTGTTCTTTGTGCTTGTGTGCATGGAGGTTTGGTGGGTGAAGGTAAGGAGTATTTTAGGAGAATGGACGAGGAGTTTGGTGTTAAGCCTTTAATCCAGCACTATGGTTGCATCGTTGACCTTTATGGAAGAGCTGGTCTTGTTAGGGAGGCATTGAAGGTGGTGCAGTCCATGCCAATGGAGCCTGATGTACTTATCTGGGGGGCTCTACTGAGTGGATCTAGGATGCAGAAGGACATCGAAACAAGTGAGATTGCACTGAAGAATCTAATTCAGTTGGATCCCACGAATAGCGGTGCGTATGTGCTTTTATCAAATGTGTATGCAAAGATGGGTAGATGGAGCGAAGTAACGCGTGTGAGAGATCTCATGGAGGAAAGGGAGATCAAAAAGGTCCCTGGTTGTAGCTTGGTTGAGGTAGGAGGTGTTCTTCATGAGTTTTCTGTGGGCGACGATTCTCATCCAGAAAGTCGAGAAATATATATGATGCTTGATGAGATCATGAAGAGGTTGAAGCTGAGAGGTTTTGTTGGAAATACAAGTGAGGTATTGCTTGAGCTGGATGAGGAAGGAAAGGAGTTGGCTTTGTCCTTTCATAGTGAGAAACTAGCACTTGCCTTCTGCTTTTTGAAGACAAGTCCAGGCACCCCAATTCGAATTGTTAAAAACCTGAGGATATGTCGTGATTGTCATGATGCTATGAAGATGATTTCCAAGGAGTTTGATCGGGAAATTGTTATCAGAGATTGCAATCGGTTTCACCATTTTAGACAAGGATTGTGCTCATGTAAAGACTATTGGTAG
- the LOC117637712 gene encoding outer envelope pore protein 16-4, chloroplastic isoform X1 produces MEGEPYDVVPCSSVAVDSILRIGTAGAIWGLCSAPHEARKQGLGGVAQAAFVARSASSCGFQYGLVAGICTATHCGLQRYRGKSDWVNGLIAGAVAGGAIAAMTRSWTQVVPMACLVSAFKVATDYARTT; encoded by the exons ATGGAGGGAGAGCCCTACGACGTCGTCCCGTGCTCTTCCGTCGCCGTTGATTCTATCCTCCGCATCGGAACG GCTGGTGCAATTTGGGGTTTGTGTTCCGCTCCCCACGAGGCTCGTAAACAAG GCCTAGGAGGGGTAGCTCAGGCCGCTTTTGTG GCGAGGTCGGCTAGCTCGTGTGGCTTTCAATATG GACTGGTTGCTGGAATCTGTACTGCTACTCACTGTGGGCTTCAAAGATATCGGGGAAAGAGTGACTGG GTGAATGGTCTGATTGCTGGTGCTGTCGCAGGGGGAGCCATTGCTGCTATGACACGAAGCTGGACACAGGTGGTTCCTATGGCTTGTCTGGTTTCTGCCTTCAAAGTTGCCACTGACTATGCTAGAACAACTTGA
- the LOC117637025 gene encoding putative S-adenosyl-L-methionine-dependent methyltransferase MAV_4873 produces MDCFVGFAHAPATAILRRPVTYTTSRTYRNGRLKLRAKLVEENDPLLQSALDSASLRFRETHRPEPLFVDPYAGCFVAPNAQMDMKQSSDHYCLGTKFIDDKLLRTVNHIDGLKQVVLLTDGMDTRPYRLSWPTSTIIFNISPERVFKRAAEKLQGVGAKIPRSCVSLHVPLESSNIQQSLRAKGFNGNRPSIWAMQGLPVMTLASFEDILLTVSGSAMNGCFFLGELPAWLAETEIGIKTSARKWMEKLFMNNGFRVDVLCYEEVARSLGKDLASGGYKNILFSAEQLRFSDDQMETWRKEFQRTEEEGDEEGFEEL; encoded by the exons ATGGACTGTTTTGTGGGCTTTGCACATGCCCCGGCTACTGCAATCTTGCGCCGACCGGTAACCTACACTACTTCAAGAACATATAGAAATGGCAGGTTGAAATTGAGAGCAAAGCTCGTTGAAGAAAATGACCCATTACTTCAATCCGCCTTAGATTCAGCCTCTCTTCGTTTCCGAGAAACCCATCGACCAG AGCCTCTCTTTGTTGATCCGTATGCCGGTTGCTTTGTTGCTCCTAATGCTCAGATGGATATGAAGCAATCCTCGGACCATTATTGTCTTGGAACAAAATTCATTGATGATAAGTTGCTCCGTACAGTGAACCATATTGATGGACTTAAGCAG GTTGTTTTGCTAACAGATGGCATGGACACCCGTCCATATAGGCTTAGTTGGCCAACTTCAACcattatatttaatatatcTCCAGAACGGGTATTCAAAAGAGCAGCTGAAAAGCTTCAAG GTGTTGGGGCAAAGATTCCAAGAAGCTGCGTATCCCTTCATGTTCCTTTGGAATCCTCCAACATACAGCAAAGTCTGCGTGCTAAAGGCTTTAACGGCAATCGCCCTAGTATATGGGCCATGCAG GGGCTCCCTGTGATGACATTAGCAAGTTTTGAGGACATATTGCTCACTGTAAGTGGTTCTGCCATGAACGGATGTTTTTTCTTGGGAGAATTGCCTGCTTGGTTGGCAGAAACTGAAATAGGGATCAAG ACTAGTGCAAGGAAATGGATGGAGAAATTATTCATGAACAATGGCTTTCGGGTGGACGTGCTTTGCTATGAGGAAGTTGCGAGGAGTTTAGGCAAGGATTTAGCATCAGGAGGCTATAAGAATATACTATTTTCTGCGGAACAACTGCGGTTTTCTGATGATCAG ATGGAAACTTGGAGGAAGGAATTTCAAAGAACCGAGGAAGAAGGGGATGAGGAAGGCTTCGAAGAGCTCTAA
- the LOC117637714 gene encoding 60S ribosomal protein L22-2-like produces MSRGAAAGTKGKKKGASFVIDCAKPVEDKIMDIASLEKFLQERIKVGGKAGALGDAVTVSREKNKITVTSDSNFSKRYLKYLTKKYLKKHNVRDWLRVIASNKDRGVYELRYFNIAENEGEEED; encoded by the exons ATGAGTCGTGGGGCGGCAGCTGGGACGAaggggaagaagaaggggGCTTCCTTTGTGATAGACTGCGCGAAGCCAGTGGAGGATAAGATCATGGACATCGCCTCACTGGAAAAGTTCCTCCAGGAGCGCATCAAGGTCGGCGGCAAGGCCGGTGCTCTTGGTGACGCCGTCACCGTCTCACGTGAGAAGAACAAGATCACCGTCACCTCTGACTCCAACTTCTCTAAGAG GTATCTTAAATACTTGACCAAGAAGTACTTGAAGAAGCACAATGTGAGGGATTGGCTTCGCGTAATTGCTTCCAACAAGGACCGCGGTGTTTATGAGTTGAGATACTTCAACATTGCTGAGAACGAGGGAGAGGAGGAAGACTGA
- the LOC117637515 gene encoding blue-light photoreceptor PHR2, which yields MAPNLQVSENPESKSSEEPNSLAIVPSSSLPPFATASLSLSLSTILPTHFFQQPKVSTLFSSQPNKVKVPTQASSLAHLSLSTANVTPPKLSFKSTISANPLQNPLSLGPRRPLDPSNGAAIRRASIVWFRNDLRVHDNECLNSANNESMSVLPVYCFDPRDYGKSSSGFDKTGPYRASFLVESVSDLRKNLQARGSDLVVRIGKPETVLVELAKAIGADAIYAHREVSHDEVKAEEKIEAAMKEENVEFKYFWGSTLYHMDDLPFKLEEMPTNYGGFREKVKGLEVRKTIEALEQMKGLPSRGDVEPGDIPSLMDLGLNPSATMSQDGRPAANASMVGGEAEALERLKKFAAECQAQPPKSGKDGSHDSIYGANFSCKISPWLAMGCLSPRSMFDELKKTANRTISASSKRDDGGSGMNWLMFELLWRDFFRFVTKKYSSAKKQLDAAPATACTGALA from the exons ATGGCCCCCAATCTCCAAGTATCAGAAAACCCAGAATCTAAATCGTCAGAGGAACCAAACTCACTTGCCATTGTGCCTTCCTCATCACTTCCTCCTTTTGCCACTgcttccctctctctttctctctctacaatCCTCCCCACCCACTTTTTCCAACAACCCAAAGTTTCTACCTTGTTTTCTTCCCAGCCAAACAAGGTCAAGGTGCCCACTCAGGCCTCTTCCTTGGCTCACCTCTCTCTATCCACGGCCAATGTAACTCCTCCGAAGCTCTCATTCAAGTCCACCATCTCAGCCAACCCTCTGCAAAACCCTCTCTCTTTAGGCCCTCGCCGTCCTCTAGACCCCTCCAATGGGGCCGCAATTCGCCGAGCTTCCATTGTCTGGTTCAGAAACGATTTGCGTGTCCACGATAACGAGTGCCTCAACTCGGCCAACAACGAGTCCATGTCAGTCTTGCCCGTCTATTGCTTTGACCCAAGAGACTACGGAAAATCCTCTTCTGGGTTCGATAAGACCGGTCCATACCGTGCGTCCTTCTTGGTTGAATCGGTCTCAGACCTCCGCAAGAATCTCCAGGCAAGAGGGTCCGATCTGGTGGTCCGAATCGGGAAGCCCGAGACGGTTTTGGTGGAGCTGGCCAAGGCAATCGGCGCCGACGCCATTTATGCGCACAGAGAGGTTTCGCACGATGAGGTTAAGGCCGAGGAGAAGATCGAAGCCGCTATGAAGGAGGAGAATGTGGAGTTCAAGTACTTCTGGGGAAGCACTCTGTACCATATGGATGATTTGCCATTTAAGTTGGAGGAAATGCCCACGAATTATGGTGGGTTTAGAGAGAAAGTAAAGGGATTGGAGgtgaggaagacgatcgaGGCTTTGGAACAAATGAAGGGCTTGCCCTCTCGTGGTGATGTGGAGCCTGGGGATATTCCTTCCTTAATGGATTTGGGTCTTAATCCATCTGCTACAATGTCTCAG GATGGAAGACCAGCTGCCAATGCTTCCATGGTGGGAGGGGAAGCTGAAGCCCTAGAGAGGCTCAAAAAGTTTGCAGCTGAGTGCCAAGCACAACCACCCAAGAGTGGCAAAGATGGAAGCCATGATAGCATATATGGTGCAAACTTTTCATGCAAGATCTCTCCATGGCTGGCCATGGGATGCCTCTCTCCCCGCAGTATGTTTGATGAGCTAAAGAAAACTGCTAACAG AACCATTTCTGCTTCCTCAAAGCGGGATGATGGTGGCAGTGGAATGAATTGGTTGATGTTTGAGTTGCTGTGGAGGGATTTCTTCAG ATTTGTCACCAAGAAATACAGTTCTGCAAAGAAACAGCTTGACGCTGCTCCAGCCACAGCATGTACGGGTGCCCTTGCTTAG
- the LOC117637716 gene encoding magnesium/proton exchanger has protein sequence MPGNSSIMGQENCESYFIFQGETGLGVGFRTFLYFLGLAYCFVGLSAITARFFQSMESVVSHTRKVVDINPYTGAEIIRYEKVWNFTIADISLLAFGTSFPQISLATIDALRNLGNLYAGGLGPGTLVGSAAFDLFPIHAVCVVVPRAGELKKIADVGVWLVELFWSFWAYIWLYIILEVWTPNVITIWEALLTVLQYGLLLMHAYAQDKRWPYFSLPLPRSERPEDWVPAEVVTYKSDSGPRNNYSEIVEVGEDENRNIVDIFSFHSGSGIGPVYQNVPGTDETPEYSNKDSPEKMSLEDYHVFAIWGQQFVDAVKLKSTESRKLNNLYLRLARISWQLLLVPWRLLFAFVPPYHIAHGWIAFICSLVFISAIAYIVTQLTDLISCVTGINPYVIAFTALASGTSWPDLVASKIAAERQITADSAIANITCSNSVNIYVGIGVPWLIDTAYNFFVYKEPLRIENAAGLSFSLLVFFSTSVGCIAVLVIRRRTLGAELGGPRLWAWITFVFFMLLWLIFVLLSSLKVSGII, from the exons ATGCCTGGAAATTCCAGTATAATGGGTCAAGAAAATTGTGAAAGCTACTTTATTTTTCAGGGTGAAACTGGCCTTGGGGTTGGTTTCCGGactttcttatattttcttggtcTTGCTTACTGTTTCGTTGGGTTGTCTGCTATAACTGCTCGTTTTTTCCAATCAATGGAGAGTGTTGTGAGCCACACACGGAAGGTGGTTGATATCAATCCTTACACTGGTGCTGAAATTATTAGGTATGAGAAAGTGTGGAACTTCACAATTGCAGACATTAGCCTGCTGGCTTTTGGGACCAGCTTTCCTCAAATATCATTGGCTACTATTGATGCTTTAAGAAACCTTGGGAACCTGTATGCTGGAG GTTTGGGTCCTGGAACACTAGTTGGTTCTGCTGCATTCGACCTTTTCCCCATCCATGCAGTATGTGTTGTAGTTCCTAGAGCcggagagctgaaaaagaTAGCTGATGTAGGAGTCTGGCTAGTTGAGCTCTTTTGGTCTTTTTGGGCCTATATTTggttatatataattttagaG GTGTGGACACCGAATGTGATTACAATATGGGAGGCCTTATTGACAGTACTGCAATATGGATTACTGCTGATGCATGCTTATGCTCAAGACAAGCGTTGGCCCTacttttctcttccttt GCCAAGAAGTGAGAGACCAGAGGATTGGGTGCCAGCTGAGGTTGTTACGTACAAGAGTGATAGTGGTCCCCGCAATAACTACTCTGAGATAGTTGAGGTTGGTGAGGATGAAAACAGGAACATTGTTGACATTTTCTCCTTTCATTCAGGAAGTGGTATAG GTCCAGTGTATCAAAACGTTCCTGGAACTGATGAAACTCCTGAATATTCCAATAAAGATTCGCCAGAGAAGATGAGTTTAGAAGACTATCATGTGTTTGCAATCTGGGGGCAACAATTTGTAGACGCAGTCAAG TTAAAAAGCACAGAATCAAGAAAACTGAACAACCTATATTTGCGACTAGCAAGAATTTCCTGGCAGTTACTTCTTGTCCCATGGAGACTACTATTTGCATTTGTGCCCCCTTATCATATTGCTCATGGCTGGATTGCCTTCATATGTTCCTTAGTTTTCATCAGTGCGATAGCTTACATTGTAACACAACTCACAGATCTCATAAGCTGTGTAACAG GAATAAATCCATATGTCATAGCATTTACTGCATTAGCAAGTGGAACTTCATGGCCAGATTTAGTTGCGAGTAAGATTGCTGCTGAACGTCAGATAACAGCTGATTCTGCCATTGCAAACATTACTTGCAG CAATTCGGTGAATATATATGTTGGCATTGGCGTTCCGTGGCTGATTGACACTGCATACAATTTCTTTGTCTATAAAGAACCACTGCGGATTGAGAATGCAGCGGGTCTTAGCTTCTCTTTGCTTGTATTTTTCTCAACTTCAGTAGGTTGTATTGCGGTTCTGGTAATTAGGCGTCGAACATTGGGTGCTGAGCTTGGAGGGCCAAGGCTTTGGGCTTGGATTACCTTTGTGTTTTTCATGTTGCTTTggcttatttttgttttgctatctTCCCTCAAGGTTTCTGGCATCATAtga
- the LOC117637712 gene encoding outer envelope pore protein 16-4, chloroplastic isoform X2: MEGEPYDVVPCSSVAVDSILRIGTAGAIWGLCSAPHEARKQGLVAGICTATHCGLQRYRGKSDWVNGLIAGAVAGGAIAAMTRSWTQVVPMACLVSAFKVATDYARTT, from the exons ATGGAGGGAGAGCCCTACGACGTCGTCCCGTGCTCTTCCGTCGCCGTTGATTCTATCCTCCGCATCGGAACG GCTGGTGCAATTTGGGGTTTGTGTTCCGCTCCCCACGAGGCTCGTAAACAAG GACTGGTTGCTGGAATCTGTACTGCTACTCACTGTGGGCTTCAAAGATATCGGGGAAAGAGTGACTGG GTGAATGGTCTGATTGCTGGTGCTGTCGCAGGGGGAGCCATTGCTGCTATGACACGAAGCTGGACACAGGTGGTTCCTATGGCTTGTCTGGTTTCTGCCTTCAAAGTTGCCACTGACTATGCTAGAACAACTTGA